In the Acaryochloris thomasi RCC1774 genome, TTCTCGTGATCCAGCGTGAGCCAGTACAAATCACCGGACGCTACTACGGGCTAGTGCAATTCATCGGGCCAGTCGCAAATCCACCAGAGCCGGAAAATGATGGTTTCAGAGTGATTCATTTCAACCGAGCCACAGGGCAATTTGACGGTCTTAAAGAGACGGTAAAGGTTCCTCAGACCCCTGTGAACTACAACGATACGAAGCCTTCCACCCGTAGAGGTCTCGAGAATTCGCCTTTAAATGAATTAGGGTGGTACATCTATGGTGCGCAGGACGACTCAGGACTGTTTGTCGTTCAGGCAATAGCGCCGCGCAAGCTGCTACAGGCCAAACCGGATCGGGTCTTGACTGGCAAGAAAGCCGCTCGAGAGTACGTTAAGAAAAAGGCCTGGAGGCACATAGAAGATAACAAAGGAACCGCGCGTTCTGCTTTGCTAAAGCCAGCATTTTCAGTTCAGACCCAAGGAACAACCTGGGCTGAAGGCCAGCGGGCCTTATTGATTCATGTATACGGCGGTATCGGTGGCAACAAAACTGAACCTGCCGCCAAAACACCGCTTTATTTTGGGCATTTTGTCTACGGTACGGCTGAGGTCGTTCGCGAACCGTTAACTGGCGAGCTGAGATTTGAGATCGTTTATCACCAAATTTATACTCAAAATTCTGAGGGGTTAACTGCCGGTAGCCTGCACTGGTCTCGCTATATGGGCGATCGCGCCTTTGGCTTTTTGGGACTGCGCCCGGTGGCTGATACTTTAATCAAGCTAGACGAGTTTGTCAGCGACTATCGTGGCGAAGGATGGCAGCGATCGCCCTTAGATTGCGTGATGTATGAACTCGAAATTATGGCGGCTCGCTATCGGATTGGCGACGGCACTGGCGCGACCTTCGTCGGGCCAGCCAACAATTGCGCCCAAGATGCCAATCAAGCTTTATATGCTGCGCTGCGCTATATCTCTGAATCGATTCGTACCCATCCAAATATCGAGCAGTGGAAGCAGCAGCAGCCCGACCAGGCTCGCAGGCTTGATCGGTTAGAGCAATTTACCGAAGACTTTAAGCAGATCCTGCTCCCGTGGGGAACAGCCCGCGCCGACTGGGAAAAAAGCGCAAACGTATTGGGCAGCACGTTAGGAGATCATCCTGTCCAAAATCTAATTCGCGGCTTAGTTACCTGGCGAACGCTGCTGCCGCGTTTGGCCAGCGATAAAGTAACCGAAGCCTTTCTAAAAAGGGGAGGAGAAGTGTGGATACTTCAAACCATTCAGGTTGGTGGCGTTAATCCTGACATTGAACCCGTAGCTCCCATGACGCTGTAACGAAACGAAGCTATAGATCAAGACCGTTCGTTGCTAGGTACCCGTCGCTCTTTTCGGCAAGATGGCCGGTACGTTCTCTGGTCAACCAGACGCAACGGGAGGGGCGATAGCGATACACCGTATGCGAAGCAAGAACTTCAGAACACAATGGATTGCAAGGATACTTTTGCGATGCGATCTCCTTCAGCAATATCTCTTGTCTAGACTAAGCGCCGGAAGAGAGCGCCCAACTGCCGCTCTGGCCACTAGATCAACTTCTTACATCTAGATGTCTAATTCTAGAGGCTGATTCAAAATAGCGCCTTAGCCAAATCTGGCTGATACAGCTAGCGTTCTTGCGTCCAACGTTCTTTGTCCCATAACTCGCTAAGCGTTACAACCTTATAACCTTGCTGATGGAGTTCAGAAAGGATTGATGGCAAGGCTTTAGCTGTTTGCTGACAGCGCTCAAGCGAACCACCATGCAGGACTAAAATTGAACCTGGAAAGAAGTGCTGGCTAACGTACCAGGCTGTAAAAGCAGCATCGTGAGTGGGTTTGAAAGTATCTACCGGAAGCATTGAAGCGAGGGCAAACCGGGGCACATAGTCCGGCATCTGCTGTAGAGTGCTCAGCATCGCTTTTTTGTACAGTCCTCGCCCTGGGCGATACCATCGCAGTGGCGGATGAGGTGTCGCTGTAATTTGCTGAGTGATTCGTCGATGGGCTGCTTTGAACTGCGTATTGAACGATTCAGACTCCAGCATCGCAGCTGTCTCGTCTGCTGTTCCATGATTCCCAATCTCATGTCCCTGTCCAACGATGTCATTTAAAAGAGTGTCTCGGTTGCTTAAGTGACCGCTGATAATGAAAAAAGTTGCGTGCACATGATCGCTCGAATTTTTAATACTTTGATTGTGGGTTGCGATCGCATCCAAAATCATCCGAGATGAAGCATCATCAATCTCATTTGGCGTCGGCAGATCATCAATGGTCAAAGCAATGACTTTCTCAGCCGTCCGCTTATAGAACACCCCCTCTGGAAAAAAGCGAGCAACCTGCACAACTAGCCGCTGTTGAGACGTTTCCATAAAGGGGCTACCGTTTTAATCAGAAGAAAAATATTTTACTACTACTAAGGGTTCTGTTGCGTTAACGTTCCAGGGCGCAAGAATGGGAGCCTAACCCTGATTTTTAGACAGCAATCCCAAAGATCTCTGAAATGAAGTGATTCTGAGAAAGAAGACATTCTTTCTCAATACCGACAATCTGACCCTTGCGAATCGCATTCATCGTCTCATATCCCCGAATCGTTAGCTTGGCACTCCAGAAGTTTTGAAATTCAAGCCCTGCCTTCACTTTGAGTTTTATAAATCTGTGATCTTGTTCCAATATATTATGGAGGTACTTCACGGGCAGATGTTCCGTTTCTTCGGGTAACTCACCTGACTCCTGAAGATCCTCAATTACACCTGGATAGACGGCGTATTTATCCGTATTGATGACTCTGGGCATCTGCTCTACATGTTCTCTCTGCAAGACCTTACTCAGAAACCGTTTGGCAGCTTTTGTGTCTCGCTTAGCTGTCAGCAAGAAGTCGAGCATGAAGCCCGACGAGTCGATGGCTCTCCAGAGATAATAGAACTGCTCTTGAATATCGATGTATGTCTCATCGATTCTCCATGAGTCGTTGGTTGGCCGGAAGTGTGGACGGCAGCGCTCATCGAGTTCAGGTCCATATCGCTGAACCCACTGATAGATAGTGGTATGGTCTACTTCAACGCCACGCTCAGCTAGCATTTCAGCAACATCCCGACAACTCAGTCGATAGCAAAGATACCAGCGCACTGCCCACAGAATAATGCAGGGTGGGTACTGACGATGTTTGAACGGGCGGTCAACAAGCATAACTGAAAGCTAGCAGTGGCAAAGATCTCGACCTACCATCTCCAGATCCAATCCCTGCAGCAGAACCCTGAGATTTACATGCCGAAGTTGTAGTAATACAGCAAATCCGTTAGAACGAGACTTGAGCGATGGCCTCAGCTACTGCCTTAGCTTTTTACGCAGCAGCAACATCAGTCCCAGAACCGCTGTTGAACCCAGAACGCCGTTGGGTTCAGGAACTTCTGAATAACGAACATCTCCAGTTCCGTCACCTACACTGAGTGTGCTGTAAGTGAACTGTGATCCATCAA is a window encoding:
- a CDS encoding polysaccharide deacetylase family protein, translating into METSQQRLVVQVARFFPEGVFYKRTAEKVIALTIDDLPTPNEIDDASSRMILDAIATHNQSIKNSSDHVHATFFIISGHLSNRDTLLNDIVGQGHEIGNHGTADETAAMLESESFNTQFKAAHRRITQQITATPHPPLRWYRPGRGLYKKAMLSTLQQMPDYVPRFALASMLPVDTFKPTHDAAFTAWYVSQHFFPGSILVLHGGSLERCQQTAKALPSILSELHQQGYKVVTLSELWDKERWTQER
- a CDS encoding IS6 family transposase; amino-acid sequence: MLVDRPFKHRQYPPCIILWAVRWYLCYRLSCRDVAEMLAERGVEVDHTTIYQWVQRYGPELDERCRPHFRPTNDSWRIDETYIDIQEQFYYLWRAIDSSGFMLDFLLTAKRDTKAAKRFLSKVLQREHVEQMPRVINTDKYAVYPGVIEDLQESGELPEETEHLPVKYLHNILEQDHRFIKLKVKAGLEFQNFWSAKLTIRGYETMNAIRKGQIVGIEKECLLSQNHFISEIFGIAV